A genome region from Bradyrhizobium commune includes the following:
- a CDS encoding (2Fe-2S)-binding protein, with product MIVCSCNVLSDDDIRAAVAESDDAVRHAKQIYGCLGCSAECGRCARTIKTIIDEALGPCAKSCCSGCPHSHTVAANDETAEPAQFALAAC from the coding sequence ATGATCGTCTGTTCCTGTAATGTGCTGAGCGATGACGACATCCGCGCCGCCGTCGCCGAGTCCGACGACGCTGTGCGCCATGCGAAGCAGATCTATGGATGCCTCGGCTGTAGCGCCGAATGCGGCCGCTGCGCGCGCACCATCAAGACCATCATTGATGAAGCGCTTGGCCCCTGCGCCAAGTCCTGCTGCTCGGGCTGCCCGCACAGCCACACCGTGGCCGCCAACGACGAGACGGCCGAGCCCGCCCAGTTCGCCCTCGCGGCCTGCTGA
- a CDS encoding DUF2277 domain-containing protein has translation MCRNIKTLFNFEPPATENEIHASALQFVRKLSGFNKPSQANEAAFDRAVAEVSETARKLLISLHTHAPARDREVEAEKARERSRQRFG, from the coding sequence ATGTGCCGCAATATCAAGACGCTGTTCAATTTCGAGCCGCCCGCGACAGAGAACGAGATTCACGCCAGCGCGCTCCAGTTCGTGCGAAAGCTTTCCGGCTTCAACAAGCCGTCGCAGGCCAATGAGGCGGCTTTCGATCGTGCGGTCGCCGAGGTCTCCGAAACCGCGCGAAAGCTGCTGATCTCGCTGCACACTCACGCGCCGGCGCGGGATCGCGAGGTCGAGGCGGAAAAGGCGCGGGAACGCTCGCGTCAGCGTTTCGGCTGA
- a CDS encoding J domain-containing protein: MMERLDSWKLALDRLRSADGADWLDAARLVAEIARMSTDATLRQAAEQALPVLRQAADNDDHNVAVAARRRIGVMLDVVHDLTAPRFGRRNAMPKKLSSEDRARKVLGLPLAVQLTCDEIQQAYRRAAKGMHPDQGGSSEAFINLAAARDILIHPGAHKDA, from the coding sequence ATGATGGAACGGCTGGACTCCTGGAAACTCGCTCTCGATCGCCTTCGCTCGGCGGATGGCGCTGACTGGCTAGATGCGGCCCGGCTTGTGGCCGAGATCGCGCGGATGAGCACGGATGCGACGTTACGGCAGGCCGCAGAACAGGCGCTTCCCGTGCTGCGCCAGGCCGCCGACAATGACGATCACAATGTCGCCGTGGCTGCGCGGCGCCGGATCGGCGTGATGCTCGACGTCGTCCATGATCTGACCGCGCCGCGCTTCGGCCGCCGCAACGCGATGCCGAAAAAACTCTCCAGCGAGGATCGCGCCCGCAAAGTCCTCGGTCTGCCGCTCGCCGTACAGCTCACTTGCGACGAGATCCAGCAGGCCTATCGCCGCGCCGCCAAGGGCATGCATCCCGACCAGGGCGGCAGTTCCGAGGCTTTCATCAACCTCGCCGCCGCGCGCGACATCCTGATCCATCCCGGCGCCCACAAGGACGCGTGA
- a CDS encoding SDR family NAD(P)-dependent oxidoreductase, translated as MALLANHIAVVTGAGSGIGRAIAAGYAREGAQAVLLDVNAETVAEAAQEIRKAGGKAESFALDVTRRDDCFAMAKQIADKVGQVSILVNNAGITRRNAFTAEMETVAKDWNDIISLNLNGVFNVTQAFLAPLRASKGRIVNIGSIQSFVHLRTPSSAAYTTSKHGVLGFTKALAVELGKEGVRVNAIGPGFIETNINLHVRATNPALVQAFVDHTPLARTGKPEDIVGPAIFLASDLSSYVTGTIVMVDGGYRTV; from the coding sequence ATGGCATTGCTTGCAAACCACATCGCCGTCGTCACCGGCGCCGGTTCCGGTATCGGCCGCGCGATCGCGGCCGGCTACGCCCGCGAGGGCGCGCAAGCGGTGCTGCTCGACGTCAACGCGGAGACGGTTGCTGAAGCAGCCCAGGAGATTCGCAAGGCCGGCGGCAAGGCCGAGAGCTTTGCGCTCGACGTGACCAGGCGTGACGACTGTTTCGCGATGGCAAAGCAGATCGCCGACAAGGTCGGGCAGGTCTCGATCCTCGTCAACAATGCCGGCATCACCCGCCGCAACGCCTTCACCGCGGAGATGGAGACGGTCGCGAAGGACTGGAACGACATCATCTCGCTCAACCTCAACGGCGTCTTCAACGTGACGCAGGCGTTTCTCGCTCCGTTGCGCGCGAGCAAAGGCCGCATCGTCAATATCGGCTCGATCCAGTCTTTCGTGCATTTGCGCACGCCGAGCTCGGCGGCGTATACGACCTCGAAACACGGCGTGCTCGGCTTCACCAAGGCGCTCGCTGTCGAGCTCGGCAAGGAAGGCGTGCGCGTCAACGCGATCGGCCCGGGCTTCATCGAGACCAACATCAACCTCCATGTGCGCGCCACCAATCCGGCGCTGGTGCAGGCCTTCGTCGACCACACCCCGCTCGCGCGCACCGGCAAGCCGGAGGATATCGTGGGACCCGCGATCTTCCTCGCGTCGGATCTGTCGTCCTACGTCACGGGAACGATCGTGATGGTGGATGGCGGATATCGCACGGTGTGA
- the bfr gene encoding bacterioferritin produces MQGDAKVIDYLNKALRHELTAINQYWLHYRFLDNWGLLDMAKVWRKESIEEMEHADKLTARILFFDGFPNMQVLDPLRIGQNVKEIIECDLAAEMSARALYQEAATYCHGVKDYVTRDLFEKLMSDEEHHIDFLETQLDLIGRIGLELYTQKHVGGLEGEGH; encoded by the coding sequence ATGCAGGGCGACGCAAAAGTTATCGACTATCTCAACAAGGCACTGCGTCACGAGCTGACTGCGATCAACCAGTACTGGCTGCACTATCGCTTCCTCGACAATTGGGGCCTCCTCGACATGGCCAAGGTCTGGCGCAAGGAGTCCATCGAGGAGATGGAGCACGCCGACAAGCTCACCGCGCGCATCCTGTTCTTCGACGGTTTCCCGAACATGCAGGTGCTCGATCCCCTGCGCATCGGCCAGAACGTCAAGGAGATCATCGAGTGCGATCTCGCCGCCGAGATGAGCGCGCGCGCGCTCTACCAGGAAGCAGCGACCTATTGCCACGGTGTCAAGGACTACGTCACGCGCGACCTCTTCGAGAAGCTGATGAGCGACGAGGAGCACCACATCGACTTTCTCGAAACCCAGCTCGATCTGATCGGCCGCATCGGCCTCGAGCTCTACACTCAGAAGCATGTCGGCGGGCTCGAAGGCGAGGGCCATTAG
- the ettA gene encoding energy-dependent translational throttle protein EttA — MARQFVYFMDGLTKSYPTRKVLDNIRLSFYPDAKIGVLGVNGSGKSTLLKIMAGLDKEYTGEAWVAQGARVGYLEQEPQLDSKLSVRENVMLGVAKQKAILDRYNELAMNYSEETADEMTKLQDEIEAQGLWDLDSKVDQAMDALRCPPDDADVTKLSGGERRRVALCKLLLDQPELLLLDEPTNHLDAESVSWLEGHLRSYPGAILIVTHDRYFLDNVTSWILELDRGKGIPYEGNYSSWLVQKQKRLEQEGREDAAHQKTIAREQEWVASSPKARQAKSKARYQRYEELLKQASEKQTQTAQIIIPVAERLGANVVDFETLSKGYGDRLLIDDLTFKLPPGGIVGVIGANGAGKTTLFKMITKQETPDKGTITVGETVHLGYVDQSRDALDGSKNVWEEISGGNELILLGKKEVNSRGYCSSFNFKGADQQKKVGALSGGERNRVHLAKMLKSGANVLLLDEPTNDLDVDTLRALEEALEDFAGCAVIISHDRWFLDRIATHILAFEGDSHVEWFEGNFQDYEKDKMRRLGQDSIIPHRVKYKKLTR, encoded by the coding sequence ATGGCGCGCCAATTTGTCTACTTCATGGACGGCCTGACCAAGAGCTACCCGACCCGCAAGGTGCTCGACAACATTCGCCTCAGCTTTTACCCGGACGCCAAGATCGGCGTTCTCGGTGTCAACGGCTCCGGTAAGTCGACCCTGCTCAAGATCATGGCGGGCCTCGACAAGGAATACACCGGCGAGGCCTGGGTCGCCCAAGGAGCGCGCGTCGGCTATCTCGAGCAGGAACCGCAGCTCGATTCGAAGCTGTCCGTGCGCGAGAACGTCATGCTGGGCGTCGCCAAGCAGAAGGCCATCCTCGATCGCTACAATGAGCTGGCGATGAATTATTCCGAGGAGACCGCCGACGAGATGACCAAGCTGCAGGACGAGATCGAGGCCCAGGGCCTCTGGGATCTCGACAGCAAGGTCGACCAGGCCATGGACGCGCTACGCTGTCCGCCAGACGATGCCGATGTGACGAAGCTCTCGGGCGGTGAACGCCGCCGCGTCGCGCTGTGCAAGCTGCTGCTCGACCAGCCCGAGCTGTTGCTGCTGGACGAACCGACCAACCATCTCGACGCAGAATCCGTGTCGTGGCTGGAAGGCCATCTGCGCAGCTATCCCGGTGCGATCCTGATCGTCACTCACGATCGTTATTTCCTCGACAACGTCACCAGCTGGATCCTTGAGCTCGATCGCGGCAAGGGCATTCCCTACGAAGGCAACTATTCGTCCTGGCTGGTGCAGAAGCAGAAGCGCCTCGAGCAGGAAGGCCGCGAGGACGCCGCGCACCAGAAGACGATTGCGCGCGAGCAGGAGTGGGTCGCGTCCTCGCCGAAGGCACGCCAGGCCAAGTCGAAGGCGCGTTACCAGCGCTACGAGGAATTGCTCAAGCAGGCGAGCGAGAAGCAGACCCAGACCGCGCAGATCATCATCCCGGTGGCCGAGCGGCTCGGGGCCAATGTGGTCGATTTCGAAACCCTGAGCAAAGGCTATGGCGATCGCCTGCTGATCGACGATCTCACCTTCAAGCTGCCGCCCGGCGGCATCGTCGGCGTGATCGGAGCCAACGGCGCCGGCAAGACCACCCTGTTCAAGATGATCACCAAGCAGGAAACGCCGGACAAGGGCACGATCACGGTCGGCGAGACCGTGCATCTCGGCTATGTCGACCAGTCGCGCGATGCGCTCGACGGCAGCAAGAACGTGTGGGAGGAGATCTCCGGCGGCAACGAGTTGATCCTGCTCGGCAAGAAGGAAGTGAACTCGCGCGGCTATTGCTCGTCGTTCAACTTCAAGGGCGCCGATCAGCAGAAGAAGGTCGGCGCGCTCTCCGGCGGTGAACGCAACCGCGTGCATCTGGCAAAAATGCTGAAGTCCGGCGCCAACGTGCTGCTGCTCGACGAGCCGACCAACGACCTCGACGTCGACACGCTGCGCGCGCTCGAAGAGGCGCTGGAGGATTTTGCCGGCTGCGCCGTCATCATCAGCCACGATCGCTGGTTCCTCGACCGCATCGCGACCCACATCCTCGCCTTCGAAGGCGACAGCCACGTCGAATGGTTCGAAGGCAACTTCCAGGACTACGAGAAGGACAAGATGCGCCGTCTCGGCCAGGACAGCATCATACCGCACCGTGTAAAGTACAAGAAGTTGACGCGATGA
- a CDS encoding alpha/beta hydrolase, whose protein sequence is MTDKIVLSSDGGFYRVAAPELLVVLLHRYNATPVTMQQIAEVVRDEYPQSDIFAPCLPVTVSSFSSPDELARSIAGDISSLPSIGAYSGIIFIGHSLGAVLARKVWALAHGATPEATVDPERRPLPWAGKVERILLLAAVSRGWTVSSALKPLDRLLWTIGTAWGNFCRHVLGKEPLIFGFRRGAPFLTTTRLQCLAIKEAGVRLPITVQLIGTDDDFIAPTDNLDLATGENFYYMEVTGASHAAIADLPTDGDDHSARSRFRLALTANETKLKESSASADDVFDGYDAIDDFDETLLPTIRDEVKRVVFVIHGIRDRGFWTRRIARKVKSVAGRGVCRSVTSTYGFFPMGPFLLPWVRRSKVEWLLDQYVTARSLYPDASFSYIGHSNGTYLLAKALEICPAIRFEDGAIFCGSMVRRDFEWSKYIPRQIGRMLNYVATNDWVVAIFPYGLERMRLQDVGGAGHLGFLDPDSANIRFASGEHSAALAPDKWEEMAQFILNGKDPEHRVHGVSPNPANLARGEWSRLIWGLLVVGVLGIGAAMLALLWWRAGWRGPVITLGFCLYVYIVKVVLTRA, encoded by the coding sequence ATGACAGACAAGATCGTGCTTTCTTCCGACGGCGGCTTTTACCGGGTCGCGGCGCCGGAGCTACTCGTCGTTCTCCTGCATCGGTATAACGCGACACCGGTCACGATGCAGCAGATTGCGGAGGTTGTCCGCGACGAATATCCGCAGAGCGACATCTTTGCGCCGTGCCTGCCGGTCACCGTCAGCTCGTTCTCGTCTCCCGATGAGCTGGCGAGATCCATCGCCGGGGACATCAGTTCACTTCCGTCGATTGGCGCCTATTCTGGGATCATTTTTATCGGGCACAGTCTCGGCGCAGTGCTGGCACGGAAGGTGTGGGCGCTGGCGCACGGCGCGACGCCTGAAGCGACGGTCGATCCGGAGCGGCGGCCGCTTCCCTGGGCGGGCAAGGTCGAACGAATTCTCCTGCTCGCCGCCGTGAGTCGTGGCTGGACGGTGTCCTCGGCACTCAAGCCGCTGGACCGGCTGTTGTGGACGATCGGAACGGCGTGGGGGAATTTTTGCCGGCACGTGCTCGGCAAGGAGCCGCTGATCTTCGGCTTTCGCCGCGGTGCGCCGTTCCTGACGACGACCCGGCTGCAGTGCCTGGCGATCAAGGAGGCCGGTGTCAGGCTGCCAATCACCGTCCAACTCATCGGCACGGACGATGACTTCATCGCCCCGACCGACAATCTCGATCTCGCGACCGGTGAGAACTTCTACTACATGGAGGTTACCGGCGCGAGCCACGCCGCCATAGCCGATTTGCCGACCGACGGGGACGATCACAGTGCGCGATCGCGCTTTCGCCTGGCGCTGACGGCGAATGAGACCAAATTGAAAGAGAGCTCCGCGTCCGCCGACGACGTCTTCGACGGGTACGATGCGATCGACGATTTCGACGAGACGCTGCTTCCGACGATCCGTGACGAGGTGAAGCGCGTCGTGTTCGTCATTCACGGCATCCGTGACCGCGGGTTCTGGACCCGGCGCATCGCCCGTAAGGTGAAGTCCGTTGCGGGTCGCGGGGTGTGTCGTTCGGTGACGTCGACCTATGGCTTTTTCCCGATGGGGCCTTTTCTCCTGCCCTGGGTCCGTCGAAGCAAGGTGGAGTGGCTGCTGGATCAATATGTCACGGCGAGATCGCTCTATCCGGACGCGAGCTTTTCCTACATCGGGCACAGCAACGGCACATACCTTCTCGCGAAGGCTCTCGAGATCTGTCCGGCGATCCGTTTCGAGGACGGCGCGATCTTCTGCGGCAGCATGGTTCGTCGCGATTTCGAATGGTCGAAATATATTCCGCGCCAGATCGGCCGCATGCTGAACTACGTCGCCACCAATGACTGGGTCGTCGCGATCTTTCCCTACGGTCTCGAACGCATGCGTTTGCAGGACGTCGGCGGAGCCGGCCATCTCGGCTTCCTCGACCCGGACAGCGCCAATATTCGTTTCGCTTCGGGTGAGCACAGCGCGGCGCTGGCGCCGGACAAGTGGGAGGAAATGGCCCAGTTCATCCTGAACGGCAAGGATCCTGAGCATCGCGTGCACGGCGTCTCTCCGAATCCGGCCAACCTCGCGCGCGGGGAATGGTCACGGCTGATCTGGGGCCTTCTCGTGGTCGGCGTGCTCGGCATCGGCGCCGCGATGCTCGCGCTGTTGTGGTGGCGTGCGGGCTGGCGGGGACCGGTCATCACATTGGGGTTCTGCTTGTACGTTTACATTGTCAAGGTCGTGCTGACGCGGGCATGA
- a CDS encoding DUF4424 family protein, whose amino-acid sequence MSPRRGDLVGALVLGLLLGTPTETRANDTMATVGAGGLSFQKTAELEMTSEELYLSPKQVRVRYVFNNLTSHEVSGTVAFPLPEISVADMSEAPHEFHKSYLRGDVFDFHVEAGGRPVTPLADIHAVVKDREGREKDVTDLLNEYRLPVLDPEAGIGALSPEAIKTLVAAGVLEDDGDHHPRWSVRTAFHWNQVFPARRSTVVVHRYRPVIGGSHLAREMIADDVGGNLAEWCLDRGFLNSVKGLPADNDGLLLTTTLEYVLKTGANWAGPIRSFRLEIDKAGADLVSLCPIPGLKLQRQGQTFVAKASQFMPAGNLKLLFVYRGCDKAPCGLEPKWPGYPR is encoded by the coding sequence ATGAGCCCGCGGAGGGGCGATCTGGTTGGTGCGCTTGTGCTTGGGCTATTGCTCGGCACGCCAACCGAGACGCGGGCCAATGACACGATGGCTACGGTTGGTGCCGGCGGCCTGAGCTTCCAGAAAACCGCCGAGCTGGAGATGACGTCTGAGGAACTATACCTTAGCCCGAAGCAAGTTCGCGTTCGCTACGTGTTCAACAATCTGACCAGTCACGAGGTCTCGGGGACGGTCGCCTTTCCGCTTCCCGAGATTTCGGTGGCTGACATGAGCGAAGCGCCCCATGAATTCCACAAATCCTACCTTCGCGGGGACGTCTTTGATTTTCACGTCGAAGCGGGAGGACGTCCGGTCACGCCGCTGGCCGACATTCATGCTGTGGTCAAGGATCGTGAGGGGCGCGAGAAGGACGTAACCGATTTGTTGAACGAGTATCGATTGCCTGTGTTGGATCCCGAGGCCGGCATTGGGGCACTCAGCCCCGAGGCGATCAAGACTCTTGTCGCCGCCGGCGTCCTGGAGGACGACGGCGATCACCATCCGCGTTGGTCCGTCAGGACGGCCTTCCATTGGAATCAAGTCTTCCCGGCTCGTCGCTCGACTGTCGTTGTCCATCGATACCGGCCGGTCATCGGTGGTTCTCATCTCGCGCGCGAAATGATCGCAGACGATGTAGGCGGCAATCTCGCTGAGTGGTGCCTGGACAGGGGATTCCTGAATTCGGTGAAAGGGCTACCTGCCGACAACGATGGCTTGCTTCTGACGACGACGCTCGAATATGTCCTGAAGACTGGTGCGAATTGGGCTGGGCCGATCCGCAGCTTCAGGCTCGAAATCGACAAAGCTGGTGCCGACCTTGTCTCCCTCTGCCCAATTCCCGGATTGAAATTGCAGCGGCAAGGACAGACCTTCGTTGCCAAGGCGTCGCAGTTCATGCCTGCGGGTAATCTCAAATTGCTGTTCGTCTATCGGGGGTGCGACAAGGCTCCCTGCGGTCTCGAACCAAAATGGCCTGGTTATCCGCGCTGA
- a CDS encoding cytidine deaminase — protein MTSENQGTKVAADTLDQLLKKARSAAETAYAPYSRFRVGAAVLADGEIFTGFNVENASYGLTVCAERTAIFNAVTKGHRRIDAVAVACIDAAPDAEPSSRMPCGACRQVIAEFASPDTTVIVDGVGQTSLGRLLPEPFTLKTP, from the coding sequence GTGACGTCGGAAAACCAAGGCACGAAAGTCGCGGCCGATACCCTGGACCAGCTGCTCAAGAAGGCCCGATCGGCTGCCGAGACGGCTTACGCGCCCTACTCCCGATTCCGCGTCGGCGCCGCCGTGCTGGCCGATGGCGAGATCTTCACCGGCTTCAATGTCGAGAACGCCTCCTACGGGCTGACGGTTTGCGCCGAGCGAACCGCGATCTTCAATGCGGTGACCAAGGGACATCGCAGGATCGACGCAGTCGCGGTTGCCTGCATCGACGCGGCGCCGGATGCCGAGCCCTCCTCGCGCATGCCATGCGGCGCCTGCCGTCAGGTCATCGCGGAATTCGCTTCTCCCGACACCACCGTCATCGTCGATGGCGTCGGTCAAACGTCTCTCGGCAGACTGCTGCCAGAGCCCTTTACGTTGAAGACCCCTTGA
- a CDS encoding MSMEG_1061 family FMN-dependent PPOX-type flavoprotein — translation MTDLRTEDLATIYPKPTPRVIAKARPAIDVHARKFIEMSPFCVLATSGADGSVDASPRGGSIGFVHVAGPDQLLMPDRSGNNRIDSFRNVVEGSGFVHLLFFVPGIDETLRVGGRGTLSADPDLLASMVEFGKPPRAVLSVAVSEVYFHCGKALMRSKLWAAEKVQRSVMPSISEVIHDQTSLGEPESQDVVEARYKTQL, via the coding sequence TTGACCGACCTTCGCACCGAAGACCTCGCAACCATCTATCCGAAACCCACCCCGCGCGTGATCGCGAAAGCACGTCCCGCGATCGACGTGCATGCGAGGAAATTCATCGAGATGTCGCCGTTCTGCGTGCTCGCGACATCGGGCGCCGACGGCAGCGTCGACGCCTCGCCGCGCGGAGGGAGCATTGGCTTCGTCCATGTCGCCGGACCAGACCAATTGCTGATGCCCGACCGTTCCGGCAACAACCGGATCGACAGCTTTCGGAACGTCGTCGAAGGCTCAGGCTTCGTGCATCTGTTGTTCTTTGTGCCCGGGATCGACGAGACGCTGCGTGTCGGCGGGCGCGGCACGTTGTCGGCCGATCCGGATCTGCTCGCCTCGATGGTGGAATTCGGCAAGCCGCCGCGCGCGGTGCTGAGCGTCGCCGTCAGCGAGGTCTATTTCCACTGCGGCAAGGCGCTGATGCGCTCAAAGCTGTGGGCAGCCGAAAAGGTGCAGCGCTCGGTGATGCCGAGCATCAGCGAGGTCATCCACGACCAGACCAGCCTGGGCGAGCCGGAGAGCCAGGACGTCGTGGAAGCGCGGTACAAGACGCAGCTCTGA
- a CDS encoding RidA family protein, with product MPIQHFAPPPHVKAPPLSFAARVGDLLFVSGIPGFDAAGALPDGFEAQFGNVVVNIKRVLDEAGATTRDLVKVNVLLTRASDVAAMNALYAGAFGPPPYPARTTCVVQALPDPKMLIEIEAVASLAK from the coding sequence ATGCCGATCCAGCACTTCGCGCCCCCGCCGCACGTCAAGGCACCGCCGCTGTCCTTTGCCGCGCGCGTCGGCGACCTCCTGTTCGTCTCCGGCATTCCCGGCTTCGACGCGGCCGGCGCGCTGCCTGATGGTTTCGAGGCGCAGTTCGGAAACGTCGTCGTCAACATCAAGCGCGTGCTGGACGAGGCCGGTGCCACGACCCGCGATCTCGTCAAGGTCAACGTGCTCTTGACCCGCGCCTCCGACGTCGCCGCCATGAACGCGCTCTATGCCGGCGCGTTCGGGCCTCCGCCCTATCCGGCCCGCACCACCTGCGTGGTGCAGGCGCTGCCAGATCCGAAAATGCTGATCGAGATCGAGGCGGTGGCCTCGCTGGCGAAGTGA
- a CDS encoding lytic murein transglycosylase: MSRLTLRSVVLGIVSLFLAALAIQPARAADAAFTQFIASLWSEAEAAGVSRATFDQQTRGLEPDYKLPDLILPGRPATGAPSQAEFVQVPADYIKEAAIANLAGEGQRLLQKYRAQLNEIEKSSGVPATVMLAIWGRETDYGRYTLPYDLVRVLATQAYVGRRKDTYRNEFILALKILGEGVVTRKDMRSSWAGATGLTQFLPSEYYKHGVDFDHDGRIDIWHSVPDALASAAQQLVNKGWQSGLRWAYEVQAPAKVDCTSGVPEVTKPIGQWLREGFVPVRGQKLSAAEQAQSASLLQPEGIYGPSFLTTTNYFVIKEYNFSDLYVLYVGHLSDRMTSPQPFATPWSASKQLRTKDVEAMQRGLTRVGLYKDKIDGKAGMQTRAALGAYQKSAGLKVDCWPSEEVLRSIQAVR; this comes from the coding sequence ATGTCCCGGTTGACGCTCCGGTCCGTCGTCCTTGGCATCGTGTCGCTGTTCTTGGCAGCACTTGCTATTCAGCCTGCTCGCGCGGCCGATGCCGCCTTCACGCAGTTCATCGCTTCGCTGTGGTCTGAAGCGGAGGCCGCCGGTGTATCGCGCGCGACGTTCGATCAACAGACGCGCGGGCTCGAGCCGGACTACAAGCTGCCTGATCTGATCCTGCCCGGACGGCCGGCGACCGGCGCGCCGTCGCAGGCCGAGTTCGTGCAGGTGCCGGCCGATTACATCAAGGAAGCCGCGATCGCGAACCTTGCCGGCGAGGGGCAGCGGCTGCTGCAAAAATACCGCGCTCAGCTGAACGAGATCGAGAAAAGCTCCGGCGTGCCGGCCACCGTGATGCTCGCGATCTGGGGCCGTGAGACCGACTATGGCCGCTACACGCTCCCCTACGATCTCGTGCGTGTGCTGGCGACGCAGGCCTATGTGGGCCGGCGCAAGGACACCTATCGCAACGAGTTCATCCTCGCGTTGAAGATCCTTGGCGAGGGCGTGGTGACGCGCAAGGACATGCGCTCGTCCTGGGCGGGCGCCACCGGGCTCACGCAATTCCTGCCGTCGGAGTATTACAAGCACGGCGTCGATTTCGACCATGACGGACGCATCGACATCTGGCACTCGGTGCCGGATGCGTTGGCCTCGGCTGCGCAGCAACTCGTCAACAAGGGTTGGCAGAGCGGCCTGCGCTGGGCTTATGAGGTGCAGGCGCCGGCCAAGGTCGATTGCACGTCGGGTGTGCCCGAGGTGACGAAGCCGATCGGCCAATGGTTGCGCGAGGGCTTTGTGCCGGTGCGTGGACAAAAGCTCAGTGCCGCCGAGCAGGCGCAGTCGGCCTCGCTGCTCCAGCCTGAAGGCATCTATGGTCCGTCGTTCCTGACCACGACGAATTACTTCGTCATCAAGGAGTATAATTTCTCCGACCTCTACGTGCTGTACGTCGGCCATCTCAGCGATCGCATGACGAGCCCGCAGCCGTTTGCGACGCCATGGTCGGCTTCGAAGCAATTGCGAACAAAGGATGTCGAGGCGATGCAGCGCGGGCTCACGCGCGTCGGGCTCTACAAGGACAAGATCGACGGCAAGGCCGGCATGCAGACGCGTGCCGCGCTCGGTGCCTATCAGAAATCGGCAGGGCTCAAGGTCGATTGCTGGCCGAGTGAAGAGGTGCTGCGCTCGATCCAGGCGGTGCGCTAG
- a CDS encoding collagen-like protein: MADDQGRQGPRGRQGEPGRPGPQGHPGKRGPDGARGKPGPQGKPGPAGKAGALGKAGLPGKAGDAGPRGAAGPQGPAGPQGPRGEAGPPGQMPSIEQVLPWLEQLFDAWDERRRQRELEAAERAALEAAVHEAEEASLDNEDDGEGDEHKKKKKKKKHGQKD; this comes from the coding sequence GTGGCAGACGATCAGGGACGGCAAGGGCCGCGCGGGCGGCAGGGCGAACCGGGGCGGCCCGGACCGCAGGGTCATCCGGGCAAGCGCGGACCGGACGGCGCGCGCGGCAAGCCGGGTCCGCAGGGCAAGCCCGGGCCGGCCGGAAAGGCGGGCGCGCTGGGCAAGGCCGGTCTGCCGGGCAAGGCGGGCGATGCCGGTCCGCGGGGAGCCGCCGGGCCGCAGGGTCCCGCAGGCCCACAAGGTCCTCGCGGCGAGGCCGGTCCGCCCGGCCAAATGCCGTCGATCGAGCAGGTGCTGCCATGGCTGGAGCAGCTCTTCGACGCCTGGGACGAGCGTCGCCGCCAGCGCGAGCTGGAAGCCGCTGAGCGCGCCGCGCTCGAAGCCGCCGTGCATGAAGCCGAGGAGGCGTCGCTCGATAATGAGGACGACGGCGAAGGCGACGAGCACAAGAAAAAGAAGAAGAAGAAGAAGCACGGCCAAAAGGATTAG
- a CDS encoding helix-turn-helix domain-containing protein — protein MTTVHVAAPEQGAQFLAPNEIVPLLIGATVGEVERELVLQTLARCDGNRTRASRVLGLSVRTLRNKIRLYAASGIDVPAYHD, from the coding sequence ATGACCACTGTTCATGTCGCGGCGCCCGAGCAGGGCGCGCAATTCCTTGCCCCCAATGAAATCGTTCCGCTGCTGATCGGTGCGACCGTCGGAGAGGTCGAGCGCGAGCTCGTGCTCCAGACGCTCGCGCGCTGCGACGGTAACCGCACGCGCGCGTCGCGCGTGCTCGGCCTGTCGGTGCGCACGCTGCGCAACAAGATCAGGCTCTACGCCGCCTCCGGCATCGACGTGCCCGCCTATCACGACTAG